The Drosophila bipectinata strain 14024-0381.07 chromosome 3L, DbipHiC1v2, whole genome shotgun sequence region GCGCCGGGTCCGGCAGCTCCGTCCGTTGAAGGCGTACCGCCACCCCCACCTCCTGCAGCGGCTGCCTCCGTGGGACCGCCTATGTCATCGTACAAGTCGACGCCATCGCCGCCAAATTCGTCCTGCCGAAaccaaaatatttacacaGTTAGTAAACGTTGTTAGTCTACACGTGGAGCTTAGCTCGTGGaactcgaaaaatttgaatatttcaCGAAAGCATAGGCCGAACTCGTTTTGCCGCCAACACATACAGTTCCAGATGTCCAGATGGCGGTTATGCAGTTTCCGACACGCACTGCTAAATCTTAAAGGAAATCCTCCGAAAATGCTACTTGGATTTCCTACCCCCTAGCATAACATATTTGCCCACACACCGGCCCACCCTGGTGTATACATACACAAGCGCAAGCAAGCCGCATTGGAGCGAGTCCCTCCTCGTCCTTACCTGAGCCTGGCCGGCAAAGTCCTTGTCCAGGTCCTCGGCGTACAAGTCCAAGACCACGTCGGCCATGATGAGCCGCAAACAATTATACCGCTTTCAAGTAaaactaatattttaaaacttttccactttcgcacacacacagatacccTGGCAATCGCTTCGTCTTTGTCGCACTCCCACACGCGCCTCGTACAGTCGCCGACAACCGGCGCGCTTCTCCTAATCTACCAATTTAGGCACTCGCCCGCTGCAATTAACAGATTAATTGCTTTTGGTTTGCCTCGTCCGTATGcacaattttcaattatttacaTTCTTAATCCGCGCAAACAACTTTAATCTGAGTCTTGCGAAAAAATTTTCAGATAAAATGGCGCAGAGTAGGGTAGTAGTATCGAAGTATCGATATTTCTCccacaaaaataaatgggTATCGAATATTTTAGATTGGTgtcaaaatatcgatatatacCTCAATTTTACAGTAAAATTGTCACTAAATTAGCGGTTGGTATGTGCTATACCGGTTCGAATATaaaattaacatttaaaaaaaattgactgtCTAATTTTACTTTctgaattatttaaaattttggattttaCAGCTatagatattttaaatattttaaattttatattaacgGTATTAtacctttaaaatttttaaattattcccttgttttaccttttttataatatttttcaacttttttttaaaaaataatacttgttttataaaatatttatttattgcatttcattaagctaaattaatttaattaatatgtaAGCTAACTATGGAGTGTAATGTGCCTTGGGTTTCAGATCACAGTAGGTAATGCCAGGACCCAGACAGGATGCAAAGCCCATCATGTATGGCAAGGTGCTCTGTTCGTAAACTCCAGTAAAGAGATGTGACCAAGGGCCTTCAATTTGAAaagtaaatttaaattttcatgttaaattttaattaaattcggCCTTACCGTGCGCATAAACAGCTACATCGCCACCTCCATGAGTCTCTTCGGTCATGGGCACTCCGTGTGGGTAAATGGCATTTCGATCTCCAAAGTCCAGGGTCCGGAGATCCACGCGCTCCACTTCACCATCACTCACCTGGTAGAACTTCTGGTAGTCGGGCCCATTCGCATATGAGATTGCCGTGTAGGGCAATTGGTCCACATTGCTGAGCTCTGTGTTCAGGCCCACAATACTGTTGTTGACGTCCGGATACCCGCTTATGGACACCGTATGCCCATGGTCAGCGCTGACCACTATGAGCGTCTCCCAGGGATTTGTCAGCTCGCGCGCCATGCGAACTGCCTCTGAAAACTGTACGGTTTCATCGAGCGCCTTTTTGGCTTTCGTCTCGTGGTGGGCGTGGTCGATACGACCGCCTTCCACAAACAGGAAATATCCGGCAGGATCGCGGGAAAGGACGTTGAGGGCCGCCTCTGTCATTTCGGCCAAAGTGGGTGTGTCCACGCTATCGTCTAGGTGATAGGCCAAATGGGAGGCGTTGAAGAGACCGAACAGGTAATCTGTGGTCTGGGCGTCGTTGTTCAGGAGGTCCGTACGATTGAAAAGCACCCTGGCATTCCCCGGCTTGCTTTGCTGCCACTCGTCAATCAGATTCCTTCCATCCAGTCGCTGTCCCTTGTTTCCATACACATCCGTCGTGGTGTTGGGCAGGAATTTAATGGTGCCACCACCCATCACCACCCGGAGTCGCTGTCCCACCTCTCCGTCGATCAACTGTTTGGCAATGTCGGGGCAACCGCCAGGATTCTGACCTAGTTTGCTCACGTCGTAGTCACTTTCGAAGTCGCGATTCGAGGTGTGGGCATAGACCCCGGCCGGACTTGCATGGGTGACCCGAGTGGTGGTTACCAGGCCAGCGGACTTGCCACCCTTTAAAGCCCAAGCTGCGATCGAGGAGAGTCGGTTTTTGGCCAACCTAGCGCCGGCACAATCGTTCAACTCCACATCCGGAGTAACACCTATGGTCAGATAGTTGGCCTTGATCCCGGATAAGTAGGCGGAGGCGGTACACGCCGAGTCAGCGACTTGCTTGTTGACGCAATAGGTCTGAAATGAGGTTTAATTAATATAGTAATTATCACGTTtgttaaagaaattaaatgagaAGAAAATTAGcatcttaatattttaattcttgAATACGTCATTTAGAAAATagttatgtttattattttaatacctTGGAGAGACCCACGTAGTTAAACTTTTCAAACTCGAGACGATTCCGTTCCCCCACCACTCCTCTTAGTTGGCCATCGAAAATTCTTCCCGCCGTAACCGTAGGCACGGACATTCCATCGCCCAGGAAGAATATCACATTTTTAGCCCGGTACTGGTTCGGAGGTGTGGACAACTTTTCATAAAGGGTGCGCTGGGCGTCGTGGAACCAAAACTCCTTGCTCTTAAGCTCAGAGATGGACTGAAGGTCCCaggatttttctaaaatatataaacttcgtTTAATAACTTGAATGctcaaattattttaattatttctttatttataaattcgGTAAAAATGTGTAAACTTTAAAATGAAAGACCTTTAAGGCACAACCCCGAGAATTAATCAATTCTGAGCACATCTGTCTTATTTTCTTTGAACTTTCGATTTAATTGTTCAAAGGTGAAATTTCATTAAGAAAGCCTTTTAACAATGGGCTTTAGTTTTATCAACAAAAGTTGGAACCCAGTGGGAATTTTAAACAGTATTTTCTCGTTTTTCTCGAAAATTACATTAatggttcttttttttaaattcatccatttaaattttgaattggCTCAAGAGTTAAGTTGTTTGGCAGAAAACAGCCCGCGtgtcaaatatttaatttaatttattaagttAAAATTCTGTTTAGCACTTGATTAATCAGTTCTGCATATGTTTTGTGTTTGCTTTCGGCCGCACTCTCACTCTTCGAGCCCGATCTTTAACTCGATCTTGATGTCGTCACGCACCTGGCCCGTATCTATACTGGCTGTGGGACACCGTAAGCTGGAGGGCAAGTACCAGCCAGAACCGGAGAGTATCCATTGTTATAAGCGAGTGCGGGCAGAATGCCGATGAAGTTGGCGACAAAAAATTCAACTTTCAAGTGATCGAGCGAGGGCTCCGTTACGAGGTCTACGGACGGACTAAGTCTCACTTGGGTACTGGATGCTTATTTATACGATCCCCGAATATTAGCCCCAAAACTCGAGACGCATTACCAAATCGTCaagacaataaataaaaacttgctGTATTAGAAAGCTTCTGAACAAACTGGGAAGGCCTGTTTTACTGCccttatttaaatgaaatgcaTATATAAGTTTTCAAATCAGGTTTGTTGCAACGGTCATTTGCATAAGTTAAGATCTGAAATCCCAGTGGTGAAGTAATTAGAAGATGCTGGgacataattaaaaatatatttgaattcCCAAACATTTCTTATATCTCA contains the following coding sequences:
- the Alp1 gene encoding membrane-bound alkaline phosphatase, coding for MDTLRFWLVLALQLTVSHSQYRYGPEKSWDLQSISELKSKEFWFHDAQRTLYEKLSTPPNQYRAKNVIFFLGDGMSVPTVTAGRIFDGQLRGVVGERNRLEFEKFNYVGLSKTYCVNKQVADSACTASAYLSGIKANYLTIGVTPDVELNDCAGARLAKNRLSSIAAWALKGGKSAGLVTTTRVTHASPAGVYAHTSNRDFESDYDVSKLGQNPGGCPDIAKQLIDGEVGQRLRVVMGGGTIKFLPNTTTDVYGNKGQRLDGRNLIDEWQQSKPGNARVLFNRTDLLNNDAQTTDYLFGLFNASHLAYHLDDSVDTPTLAEMTEAALNVLSRDPAGYFLFVEGGRIDHAHHETKAKKALDETVQFSEAVRMARELTNPWETLIVVSADHGHTVSISGYPDVNNSIVGLNTELSNVDQLPYTAISYANGPDYQKFYQVSDGEVERVDLRTLDFGDRNAIYPHGVPMTEETHGGGDVAVYAHGPWSHLFTGVYEQSTLPYMMGFASCLGPGITYCDLKPKAHYTP